Proteins encoded together in one Pseudoxanthobacter soli DSM 19599 window:
- a CDS encoding glucosamine-6-phosphate deaminase, with amino-acid sequence MTPIWLENSDALSRRAADHVAALLADKPDAVIAVPTGATPLGLYRRLIALHDSGTFDSQRARFFNLDEFVGKPADDPRSYGHFLWQHLFRPLKIQPHQVRLLRGDAADPDAECLAFERAIEDVGGLDLAILGLGRNGHIAFNEPGSDWSAGTRQVALTEKTRAAQAVLYPDPAEVPAAGLTMGVATIKRAKAILLLVAGDGKDEAVAALLRGIPDQNWPVTALLDHPNVTFIADRHVRQRHI; translated from the coding sequence ATGACTCCGATCTGGCTTGAGAATTCAGATGCACTTTCCCGACGCGCGGCAGACCATGTCGCCGCGCTGCTGGCAGACAAGCCGGATGCGGTGATCGCCGTGCCGACCGGCGCGACCCCTCTTGGGCTCTATCGCCGCCTCATCGCCCTGCACGACAGCGGCACGTTCGACAGCCAGCGGGCCCGCTTCTTCAACCTCGACGAATTTGTCGGCAAGCCTGCGGACGATCCACGCAGCTACGGCCATTTCCTGTGGCAGCACCTGTTCCGGCCTTTGAAGATACAGCCGCACCAAGTTCGGCTGCTTCGCGGCGATGCCGCTGACCCGGATGCGGAGTGTCTCGCATTCGAGCGCGCCATCGAAGATGTTGGCGGGCTCGACCTTGCAATTCTCGGGCTCGGACGGAACGGCCACATAGCCTTCAACGAGCCGGGTAGCGACTGGAGTGCGGGGACACGGCAGGTCGCCCTCACCGAGAAGACACGGGCAGCGCAGGCGGTGCTCTATCCGGATCCGGCAGAGGTGCCGGCCGCAGGGCTGACCATGGGCGTCGCCACCATCAAGCGGGCGAAAGCCATCCTGTTGCTCGTCGCCGGCGATGGCAAGGACGAGGCTGTTGCAGCCCTTCTTCGCGGTATCCCCGATCAGAATTGGCCGGTCACCGCACTGCTCGACCATCCGAACGTGACGTTTATCGCCGACCGGCACGTCCGGCAGCGGCACATCTAG